In Scleropages formosus chromosome 10, fSclFor1.1, whole genome shotgun sequence, a single genomic region encodes these proteins:
- the LOC108932176 gene encoding galaxin-2-like yields MSIWEASIFSMIVHWCCIQGLFHQGHVQSTTVVKCYSPPTCNGFNYDSHVNSCCSNQIYKGTGLCCCGKSSYNAIQDTCCNGNLTRGLSELVSLCCGSVAYNPLNEICCRSYVYPRQAHSGCCGKGGRTYLYSRLK; encoded by the exons ATGTCCATCTGGGAGGCTTCAATCT TTTCTATGATCGTCCACTGGTGCTGCATCCAAG GACTGTTTCACCAAGGACATGTGCAGTCAACCACTGTGGTGAAGTGCTACTC TCCTCCGACCTGCAATGGCTTTAACTATGACTCGCACGTtaactcctgctgcagtaaccaGATTTACAAGGGCACtgggctgtgctgctgtggaaaaagttCCTACAATGCCATCCAGGACACTTGCTGTAATG GCAACCTCACCAGGGGTCTAAGTGAGCTGGTGTCGCTTTGCTGTGGTTCAGTGGCATATAACCCCCTGAATGAGATATGCTGCAGATCTTATGTTTACCCTCGACAGGCCCATTCAGGTTGCTGTGGGAAAGGTGGGAGAACATATCTGTATAGCAGGTTGAAGTAA
- the LOC108932177 gene encoding galaxin-like gives MSFLCGSWEYDPSSHICCDGNLSELKDKKQCCGGITYRVAERGKLCCNGTLHHNVPEGSRCAGKDFYNPNKETVCENIIHPKAHGYCCGRHLLDPSTELCCNGYRYTRSPGKVCCGAEAYNSSDPMQKCCSGHLHKLSSVAGAAECCGTQAITDTSKQQCCISSQWELVYSSRPEFSCCGHQYYNTSEFFCCAGILHTGTGQNLKSCPLQAAHIKECSHLNLTYLCLQPQNATVKLGTLEATWQEDSCRHIVLTNVFTIYLREGRAELKASPLSFAMDHCSCPELDAGRQYLWIDRSGDAGGDKVLIYPTQEHHTSLLPVVLSACKKS, from the exons ATGAGCTTCTTATGTGGTTCTTGGGAATATGACCCCAGCAGCCACATCTGCTGTGATGGTAATCTCTCAgaactgaaagacaaaaaacag TGCTGCGGAGGGATAACTTACCGTGTAGCAGAGCGAGGGAAACTGTGCTGCAATGGAACTCTGCATCACAATGTCCCAGAAGGCAGTCGGTGTGCAGGAAAGGATTTCTACAACCCCAATAAGGAGACAGTTTGCGAGAACATCATACACCCAAAGGCACATGGATACTGCTGTGGACGTCATCTTTTAGACCCCAGCACAGAACTTTGCTGCAATGGATACAG GTACACGAGATCACCTGGGAAAGTTTGCTGTGGCGCCGAAGCATACAATTCCTCAGACCCGATGCAAAAGTGCTGCTCTGGTCACCTGCACAAGCTGAGCAGTGTGGCAGGGGCGGCCGAGTGCTGTGGGACACAAGCGATAACGGATACGTCCAAGCAGCAGTGCTGCATCTCCTCACAGTGGGAGCTGGTCTACAGTTCCCGCCCCGAGTTTTCCTGCTGCGGACACCAGTACTACAACACCTCTGAATTCTTCTGCTGTGCAGGGATCCTGCACACTGGAACCGGACAGAACCTAAAATCCTGCCCTTTGCAAGCAG CGCACATCAAGGAATGCAGCCATCTGAACTTGACGTATCTCTGCTTACAGCCCCAGAATGCCACAG TTAAGCTGGGTACACTAGAGGCAACATGGCAGGAGGATAGCTGCCGGCACATCGTGCTGACAAACGTTTTCACCATCTACCTGAGAGAGGGACGTGCAGAACTAAAGGCTAGTCCTCTCTCATTCGCTATGGATCATTGCAGCTGCCCAGAGCTGGACGCTGGCAGGCAGTACCTGTGGATTGACAGGTCAGGGGATGCTGGTGGGGACAAAGTCCTGATCTACCCTACTCAGGAGCACCACACTTCCTTGCTCCCTGTTGTCCTGTCCGCATGCAAAAAATCCTGA